In the Solanum pennellii chromosome 5, SPENNV200 genome, one interval contains:
- the LOC107020758 gene encoding NLR family CARD domain-containing protein 3 translates to MGSSSTFSLCSHPTVNFEFNGRKVGYGLQKSLSSSSSYCLIHISPISISSRRRKCMQLRRVIVRATSSSSTGSRRSMNTRRVYKESQAQTSALPVDRIVSFVVPAGAFVVISFVLWKLVEKILLPKPANTTSEESKSTQGLKWSIAAGTNLLPGFGAKIERESKLRLNDFAKELRSFSIVDMSGRNFGDEGLFFLAESLAYNQTAEEVNFAANGITADGLKAFDGILQSNIALKTLNLSGNAIGDEGAKCLCDILANNSGIQKLQLNSTGLGDEGAKAIGEMLKKNSTLRVLELNNNLIDYSGFSGLAGSLLENKTLQSLHLNGNYGGALGAAALAKGLESNKSLRELYLQGNSVGDEGVRALISGLSLRKGKLVLLDLANNSITARGAFHVAEYVKKSKSLLWLNLYMNDIKDEGAEKIAEALKENRSITNVDLGGNDIHAKGISAIAEVLKDNSVITSLELGYNPIGPEGAMALAEVLKFHGNVKDLMLGWCQIGAKGAEHFADMLKYNSTISTLDLRANGLRDEGAICLARSLKVVNESLTTLNLGFNEIRDEGAFSIAQALKANEDVRLTSLNLASNFLTKLGQTALTDARDHVFEMTEKELAVMF, encoded by the exons ATGGGCTCATCTTCTACATTCTCTCTGTGTTCTCATCCAACG gtgaattttgaatttaatggTAGAAAAGTTGGATATGGATTGCAGAAATCGTTGAGTAGTTCATCCAGTTATTGTTTGATTCATATTTCGCCGATTAGTAtaagtagtagaagaagaaaatgcaTGCAATTGAGACGTGTAATTGTTAGAGCTACTTCGTCGTCTAGTACTGGTTCGAGACGTTCGATGAATACTCGGAGAGTTTACAAGGAATCACAAGCTCAAACGTCAGCATTACCTGTTGACAGAATTGTTTCTTTTGTTGTGCCCGCTGGTGCTTTTGTGGTTATCTCTTTTG TTTTGTGGAAGCTGGTGGAGAAAATTCTTCTACCCAAACCAGCCAATACTACATCAGAAGAAAGCAAGTCTACTCAGGGATTGAAGTGGTCCATTGCCGCTGGGACAAACTTGTTGCCTGGTTTTGGTGCAAAGATTGAAAGAGAATCCAAGCTGAGGCTTAATGACTTTGCTAAAGAGCTTAGATCTTTCAGCATTGTTGACATGTCAG GTCGTAACTTTGGAGATGAGGGGCTCTTTTTCCTAGCAGAGAGTTTAGCATATAATCAG ACAGCTGAGGAAGTAAACTTTGCTGCTAATGGAATAACTGCAGATGGATTGAAGGCCTTTGATGGCATATTGCAATCAAATATTGCTCTAAAGACTCTTAACCTATCTGGAAATGCTATTGGGGATGAAGGAGCCAAG TGTCTATGTGATATACTGGCAAATAACTCTGGTATTCAAAAGCTCCAGCTGAACAGCACTGGCTTAGGAGATGAG GGAGCCAAAGCCATCGGTGAAATgctgaaaaaaaattcaaccttGCGTGTTCTTGAACTAAACAATAATCTGATTGACTATTCT GGATTTTCAGGTCTTGCTGGATCACTTCTTGAGAATAAAACTTTACAATCCTTGCATCTCAA CGGCAATTATGGTGGTGCTTTAGGGGCTGCAGCACTGGCTAAAGGCTTGGAGAGCAATAAGTCCTTGAGG GAACTTTATTTGCAGGGGAACTCTGTTGGCGATGAAGGAGTACGGGCATTAATCTCTGGCCTGTCTTTGCGTAAAG GGAAACTTGTCTTACTTGACCTTGCCAACAATTCAATTACTGCAAGAGGAGCATTTCATGTTGCCGAATACGTCAAAAAAAGCAAAAGCCTACTGTGGTTGAATCTCTATATGAATGACATCAAAGATGAG GGAGCTGAAAAGATTGCAGAAGCTTTGAAGGAGAACCGCTCGATAACTAATGTTGATCTT GGGGGCAATGACATACATGCTAAGGGTATTAGTGCCATAGCAGAAGTTCTGAAAGATAATTCTGTCATAACCTCC TTAGAACTTGGTTACAACCCCATTGGACCAGAGGGGGCAATGGCATTAGCAGAGGTACTCAAGTTTCATGGAAATGTGAAAGATCTCATGCTTGGTTGGTGTCAG ATCGGAGCCAAAGGTGCAGAACATTTTGCCGATATGTTGAAGTACAATAGTACCATATCAACTCTAGACTTGCGAGCCAATGGACTTAGAGACGAG GGTGCAATCTGCCTTGCTCGGAGTTTGAAAGTAGTCAATGAATCTTTGACGACACTCAATTTAGGGTTCAATGAAATTAGA GATGAAGGAGCTTTTTCTATCGCTCAAGCACTTAAAGCAAATGAAGATGTTAGACTCACATCTTTAAATCTTGCCAGTAACTTCCTCACCAAATTAGGACAG ACAGCTCTCACAGATGCAAGAGACCATGTCTTTGAGATGACTGAGAAGGAGCTTGCTGTTATGTTCTAA
- the LOC107019182 gene encoding probable histone acetyltransferase HAC-like 1 produces the protein MIGNTIKSFMCKRNYGIRSYINEADLPPSKRKRFENLPVRSKKNKTEMNNDLTEPKLLGVSLMDYFSIEQLKDHIRNLSKYNHRSTETMSERSVTNNVCQLCSMDSLDFVPTPIYCSSCYKCIKRNLIYYWAVDESDGRHCYCNNCFRKCSSKNKFQKAKNNYQNEEPWVQCDKCECWQHQICGLYNANEDLEGQAKYTCPFCRLKDIEAGEHMPLPVSIGAQHLPRTMLSDHIEQRLFRCLELDRNERAKYDDEVPVAADLTVRVVLSVNRNLKVNQQFLDIFQNDEYPSEFQYKSKLILLFQKIGGVDVCLFGMYVQEFGSECAPPNRRCVYISYLDSINYFTPDIRTVKGEALRTFVYHEILIGYMDYCKKRGFTTCYLWACPSLKGEDYILYCHPKSQKTPKPEKLRLWYKSMLKKASEEGIVVSHTNLYDQFFGLSTRNSAAHLPYFNGDYWSGAAEEIIRNIEKENRADKAKKLMTKSTLKAIGNDNVYADATKDILVMQKLGQTILPVKEEFIVVNLHFVCVICQQVILSESRWSCKQCKSFHLCTKCVALQKTHRSSSGDEHLLSEIVMEEDDIPVRTEDHDAIIENDIFENRHSVLSFCEKNHYQFDSLRRAKHSSMMILYHLYKNIHLSLEKEHFEGHGALKVKLMGALVHASQCCAALSNHCSFSGCIKVKQLFQHVSRCSHRVAGGCALCRKIWSLLHWHSQTCHDTSCVVPRCKDIKKHGVAYS, from the coding sequence ATGATTGGAAATACAATCAAGAGTTTTATGTGTAAAAGGAATTATGGCATTAGATCTTATATCAATGAAGCTGATTTGCCTCCATCAAAGCGGAAGAGATTCGAAAATCTCCCTGTTCGCAGCAAGAAGAATAAAACAGAGATGAATAACGATTTAACTGAACCAAAGTTGTTGGGAGTTTCATTGATGGATTATTTCTCTATCGAGCAATTGAAGGATCATATTCGTAATCTCAGTAAATATAATCACAGATCAACTGAAACTATGAGTGAACGTTCTGTGACTAACAATGTCTGCCAGTTATGTAGCATGGACAGTCTCGATTTTGTTCCAACACCTATATATTGTTCGTCATGTTATAAATGTATCAAGCGCAACTTGATTTATTATTGGGCTGTGGATGAATCTGATGGACGACACTGCTATTGTAATAATTGTTTCAGGAAGTGTAGtagtaaaaataagtttcaaaaggctaaaaataattatcaaaatgaaGAACCGTGGGTACAGTGTGATAAGTGTGAATGTTGGCAACATCAAATATGTGGTCTTTATAATGCTAACGAAGATTTAGAAGGACAAGCTAAGTACACATGTCCATTTTGTCGTTTAAAGGATATCGAAGCAGGAGAGCATATGCCTTTACCAGTTTCTATCGGAGCTCAACATCTTCCGAGAACTATGCTTAGTGATCACATTGAGCAGAGACTGTTCAGGTGCCTTGAGCTAGATAGAAACGAGAgagctaaatatgatgatgaggTACCTGTTGCAGCAGATCTAACTGTCAGAGTAGTACTGTCTGTTAACAGAAATTTGAAAGTGAATCAGCAATTTCTAGATATTTTTCAGAATGATGAATATCCTTCGGAGTTTCAGTACAAATCGAAGTTGATTCTGTTATTCCAAAAAATTGGAGGGGTAGATGTTTGCCTCTTCGGAATGTATGTACAAGAGTTTGGATCAGAATGTGCTCCTCCAAATAGACGTTGCGTCTATATATCATATCTCGATTCAATCAACTACTTTACACCTGATATTAGAACTGTGAAAGGAGAAGCTTTAAGAACTTTTGTATACCATGAAATACTTATCGGATACATGGATTACTGCAAGAAACGAGGCTTTACAACTTGCTATTTATGGGCTTGCCCGTCGTTGAAAGGTGAAGACTACATCTTGTATTGCCATCCTAAATCTCAGAAAACACCGAAACCAGAGAAGCTCCGGTTGTGGTATAAGTCAATGTTAAAGAAAGCATCTGAAGAGGGTATCGTAGTGAGCCATACTAATttatatgatcaattttttggtCTGAGTACAAGGAACAGTGCTGCTCATTTGCCATATTTTAACGGAGACTATTGGTCTGGTGCTGCAGAAGAAATAATTAGGAATATTGAGAAAGAGAACAGAGCGGATAAAGCTAAAAAGCTAATGACAAAGAGTACGTTAAAAGCAATTGGAAACGACAATGTTTATGCAGATGCGACTAAAGATATTCTAGTGATGCAAAAGTTAGGGCAAACGATCTTACCCGTGAAAGAAGAGTTCATCGTTGTAAATTTACATTTTGTGTGCGTAATCTGTCAACAAGTAATATTATCAGAAAGTCGATGGTCTTGTAAGCAATGCAAAAGCTTTCATCTTTGTACCAAGTGTGTCGCGTTGCAGAAAACACACCGTTCCAGTAGTGGAGACGAGCATTTACTTTCTGAGATTGTGATGGAGGAGGACGATATACCTGTTAGGACCGAAGACCATGATGCCATTattgaaaatgacattttcGAGAATAGGCATTCTGTTTTAAGCTTCTGTGAGAAAAATCACTATCAATTTGATTCACTTCGTCGTGCCAAGCATTCCTCAATGATGATATTGTATCATCTCTACAAAAACATTCACCTGTCCTTAGAAAAGGAACATTTCGAGGGTCATGGAGCATTGAAGGTCAAATTAATGGGTGCACTGGTGCATGCATCACAATGCTGTGCAGCTCTAAGTAATCACTGCTCGTTCTCAGGATGCATCAAAGTTAAACAACTTTTTCAACATGTAAGCCGGTGTAGTCATAGAGTTGCAGGGGGGTGCGCACTTTGTCGCAAAATTTGGTCCTTACTGCATTGGCATTCACAGACATGTCATGATACCAGTTGCGTAGTTCCCCGTTGCAAGGATATTAAAAAGCATGGCGTGGCCTATAGTTAG